The following are from one region of the Dermacentor albipictus isolate Rhodes 1998 colony chromosome 5, USDA_Dalb.pri_finalv2, whole genome shotgun sequence genome:
- the heca gene encoding headcase protein, whose translation MCGGSMPQHRENRVRPADEHAAAQYHHPAAMEVCCVPTGCHLLGEPIRVDDLSDAVRVICNNEQCPQSPFMHRTCFEEWESSVLSFLRSTGRARSWSEKQRLQNLWTKKGYDLAYKACGCRCGKGHLRKDLDWIPPVADRKKKQRRRKGNDKPTLALNGAKPPSSGGLPVTRLRSSSMSSTGSGGSPPSSSSEFPPSPTRGLADREGSGLFSRRQDYSSFNTLPRHKINAYHIKMEDEGDDIRCFILTTLSANKMSRIPCIVCQTAMSVFDRYPLVDGTLFLSPRQHNPGSVLVRVDERPQYLNAVCMTCLEGWQVRLACRGCGARWSGRHLILGTMYAYDIFAATPCCDERRRCASCREPVISADRSLPYFSDYSHSICCAHCGARDYHFVKSLGTYARV comes from the coding sequence ATGTGCGGAGGGAGCATGCCGCAGCACCGCGAGAATCGAGTCCGGCCGGCGGACGAGCACGCGGCGGCGCAGTACCACCACCCAGCAGCAATGGAGGTGTGCTGCGTGCCGACGGGCTGTCACTTGCTGGGCGAGCCGATTCGCGTGGACGACCTGAGCGACGCCGTCAGGGTGATCTGCAACAACGAGCAGTGCCCGCAGAGTCCGTTCATGCACCGCACCTGTTTCGAGGAGTGGGAGAGCTCGGTGCTGTCCTTCCTGCGCTCGACGGGACGCGCGCGCTCGTGGAGCGAGAAGCAGCGCCTGCAGAATCTGTGGACCAAGAAAGGCTACGACTTGGCGTACAAGGCGTGTGGCTGCCGCTGCGGCAAGGGGCACCTGCGCAAGGACCTCGACTGGATTCCTCCGGTGGCCGACCGGAAGAAGAAGCAGCGACGCAGAAAGGGAAACGACAAGCCCACGCTGGCCCTGAACGGCGCCAAGCCGCCGAGCAGCGGAGGCCTGCCTGTGACGCGGCTACGCAGCTCGAGCATGTCGAGCACCGGCTCCGGGGGCAGCCCGCCGAGCTCGTCGTCCGAGTTCCCGCCGTCGCCGACGCGCGGCCTAGCCGACCGCGAGGGCTCTGGCCTGTTCTCGCGTCGCCAAGACTACTCGTCCTTCAACACGCTGCCGCGGCACAAGATCAACGCGTACCACATTAAGATGGAAGACGAAGGCGACGACATCCGTTGCTTCATTCTGACCACGCTCAGCGCCAACAAGATGTCGCGCATCCCGTGCATCGTGTGCCAGACGGCGATGAGCGTGTTCGACCGCTACCCGCTGGTTGACGGCACGCTGTTCCTCTCGCCGCGCCAGCACAACCCGGGCTCGGTGCTGGTGCGCGTCGACGAGCGGCCCCAGTACCTGAACGCCGTCTGCATGACCTGCCTGGAAGGCTGGCAGGTGCGGCTCGCCTGTCGCGGCTGCGGCGCGCGCTGGAGCGGCCGCCACCTCATACTGGGCACCATGTACGCGTACGACATTTTCGCCGCCACGCCGTGCTGCGACGAGCGGCGGCGCTGCGCCAGCTGCCGAGAGCCCGTCATCAGCGCCGACCGGTCGCTGCCGTACTTCAGCGACTACAGCCACAGCATCTGCTGCGCGCATTGCGGCGCCAGGGACTACCACTTCGTCAAGTCGCTCGGCACGTACGCCAGGGTATGa